GCTTTTGTGCCATCCTGCACCATCCAATGTGAGTATTATTCGATTGTGCTTAAAATGACTGGAGAACTCATGTAAAAATGTATTCATGGCCGAAGTATTATTAAAAGGGGAGATGATGGAGTAAGCCTCTCCGGTTTGCGGACAAACAGCGGTATAAGCGTAGGTGTATTCTCGAATAAGTTGCCGTTCTATTTCTGCTCTTTCTGTTTTAGGAACCCAACATCTGGTTAAGTTGTTAATTCTCCCAAAGCGAGCTTCATCCTCGA
This Bacteroidota bacterium DNA region includes the following protein-coding sequences:
- a CDS encoding IS630 family transposase is translated as EDEARFGRINNLTRCWVPKTERAEIERQLIREYTYAYTAVCPQTGEAYSIISPFNNTSAMNTFLHEFSSHFKHNRIILTLDGAGWHKSKDLKLPNNIRLLFLPPYSPQLNPVENIWDYMREQKQFNNHIFKSIDHVEEHLQQKLWQWGGGGGT